Part of the Sulfitobacter donghicola DSW-25 = KCTC 12864 = JCM 14565 genome, GTCTTTCGTGAGACCTAATTCGCCCTTTTTCTGCCCGATTGTCAAAGATTCCATTACATTTGGTAGGTTTTGATCGCCAATTCCATAAACTTTACGGGTTTTGTTTCCACTTCTTTGGGTGGTTCCGCCACATTCTGGCTAAGAATCAGAAAACCCCTCCCTGCGTTTTTTCGCAGAAAGGGGTTTTAAGATGGTTGCAGACTACGAGGGGACAGGAGGATGTCTGCTTCCGGAGAATTTGGTTTTAGGCTGATTTACGCAGAGGCGTTTCAGCGGCGCGGCGCTTTGCAATGAATGCTGCGCGGCGGCTGCCCCGTGCCCAAGGCATGACTGTATCGTTTTCAGCGGCTGCTTTTGTGATCGATTTGATAAAGCGTGCGTTCGTTTTCATGTCTCTGTACCTCAGTGTGCTTTTGTTTTGGGCGCTGGCCCTTGCTTGAGACTGAATATGACGGGGCATTCTGGCTGGTTTTGGGCATCTGAATAAAAATTTCGAAATTTCCACGCCGCATTTACCAAGGATTGTGACGGCTTGGCCTTATTCACCTGAACCCCATAAAAATAGGGGTTTGCGTGGCTATTGTGCGGATGTTGGCAACAATGATCTGGATTGTTTCGCCGCCGTTAACGACAAACTGGGGCAGAGCCGTGACAGGGTTTGCCCAGATTGTGCCCGATTCAAAGAGTGATCGCGGCGATCAGGCGACCGTAATCCGCCTCTTTGGCGTGGGTGGTGCGCCGATAGGAATAGAATCGATCAGAATCAGAAAAGGTGCAATGGCGCGTCCATTCAGCATGGCCAACACCAGCTGCGCGCAAACGGTTCAGGCCAAAGCCGGGAAGGTCGAACATCATTCGATCCCCTTCACCATTGATAAAGTAACGCGCATATTCGGGATCTTCGGCCATAAAGCTGTCGAGGAACTCAGGACCAACTTCATAGGCGGCTTGGCTGATGGCGGGGCCGATGACAGCCACGATATTTTCGCGCTTTGCCCCCAACTGCTCCATCGCATCCACGGTAGAATGCAAAACACCGTCTAGCGCGCCGCGCCATCCGGCGTGGGCCGCGCCAATCACACCCGCCTCTGCATCTGCAAACAACACGGGCTGGCAGTCGGCACTTAGTACAGATAGCGCAAGGCCGGGGGTGGCTGTGACCAGCGCATCTGCGCGGGGCTTTTCCGCCATCGGGGCATCGACAGTAATAGCTGTCGAGGAATGTATCTGGTGAACGCCCAGCAAATGATCGGGCGCAACCCCCATCGCTTCGGCCACGCGCGCGCGATTGATCGCTACGATTTCGGCTTGATCCGTAGACCCCTGCCCACAATTCAACCCCGCAAACACGCCAGAGGACGCACCGCCACGGCGGGTGAAAAAACCATGTGTGGTCCCGATGGCATCTGAGGTTAAGATTTCGAGGGTCATGTTTCTAATCCCGGTAGCATGGGTTTGCCATTTGGCACGATTCCAAAAGTCTTGAACAAGGTTCCCATTTCCTCAGGGTGCGTCAAGCGGCGATGTGCTGCAATGTGGTTCTCTAGCGCGGTGCCGCTTAGGGATTGTGCCAAGGCCTGCGCGCGCGCGGTTATACCCAACCGTTCCAGAAACACACCTTGGCCAGTAACGCGGCTGGCGGTGCAGGGGGCAGCGGCGGCCAGCAGGGCTTCGAAATCCACATGCGCGGTCAGGTCCGCATGGCCCGGATTGGCGAGCGGATCAGTTGTTTCGTGGTTTTGCACCGCTTGAAGCGTGTCACCCAAACTGCGCCAATCGCCGTAATCAAAAATCAAGGCTGCACCACCAAATTGCTCTAGGCGTAAACAGACTTCGGACAGAACGGGGGCTACAGCTGCGCAATCTTCGATCAGGTCCCCGTCTTTGGTGTCTTCTAAACGGTGCGACAGGGCAGGTTGTTGCTGGCTTGGGCCAAGGCCAAAGACAAGGGCGCCGTCCTGAACGCCGATCTGCCTTTCGCGCCAGTTGTCTGCATCGCGGATGAATTGGCGGATGGGCAGGGCATCGAAAAACTCATTCGCGACGAGGAAGGTCGCCTGTTGTGGCAACTCTTGGATGGTGTTGATCCATGTCGGGGCATAGCCTGTCAGGGATTTCGCCTGCGCGTCACGCAGGGCAGGCGAGGCCTCTAGCAAAACAACCTGTACCGCGTCCCGAAAACCGGGAACACCTGCCGTTGCGCGTAAAACATCAGCCATCAGCGTCCCACGGCCGGGGCCAAGTTCGGCAAGTGTAAAGGGCGAGGGGGCGCCTTGATCTATCCATGCTTGGGCCAAGGCCAATCCGACAAGCTCACCAAACATCTGGCTGATTTCCGGCGCGGTGATAAAGTCGCCTTTGGCACCAAAGGGGGGGCGTGTTGTATAGTAACCGAACTCAGGGTGGAGCAGGCAAGCCGACATATAGGCGTCCAGCCGCATAGGGCCTTGTGCTGCGATCTGCGCGATGAGGATGTCGCGCAAACTCATGCTGCGCGCCGCGAGCGGATGATAAAGTAGAGGCCAATCGCGATCATAGGCAGGCACAGGATTTGCCCCATGGTCAGGCCATAGCCGCCAATATGCCACGCAAGACCCAGTGGGTTGCCGTTGCTAATGAATTGGGTATCGGGTTGACGTACGAATTCAACAAGGAAGCGCGCGATGCCGTATCCTGCAAGGAATGTCCCCATAACGCGGCCGGGGAATTTAAAGGCACCCCGTTTCCATACCAGCCAGATCAGAATGCCCCCCAGAACAAAGCCCTCAAGCGCGGCTTCGTAGAGTTGTGAGGGGTGGCGGGCGCAGATGCCCAAGACATCAGGACAATGTTGCGCCGCCTCGGTTGGGAAGGCGACCCCCCAAGGCGCATCTGTCGGACGGCCCCAAAGCTCGGCGTTGATGAAATTCGCGAGCCGCCCCAGCAGGAGCCCCGGAGCAATCCCAAGGGCGATCAGGTCTCCGGCGCTGATCCGCGCGATCTGGTGCCGCCCTGTATAGATGAACGCGGCCACGATCACACCCAGCGCCCCGCCATGAAACGACATTCCGCCTTCCCACACTCTTATGATCTGAGTTGGGTTGGAGAGGTAATAGGCAGGTTGATAGAAAAGCACATACCCCAGACGCCCCCCAAGGATAACGCCCAGAATAACCCAAGTCAGAAGGTCTTCGATCTGGGCACCTGTCATAACCGGCTTATCGTCGCGCCAAAGGCGCGGTG contains:
- the pgeF gene encoding peptidoglycan editing factor PgeF, which encodes MTLEILTSDAIGTTHGFFTRRGGASSGVFAGLNCGQGSTDQAEIVAINRARVAEAMGVAPDHLLGVHQIHSSTAITVDAPMAEKPRADALVTATPGLALSVLSADCQPVLFADAEAGVIGAAHAGWRGALDGVLHSTVDAMEQLGAKRENIVAVIGPAISQAAYEVGPEFLDSFMAEDPEYARYFINGEGDRMMFDLPGFGLNRLRAAGVGHAEWTRHCTFSDSDRFYSYRRTTHAKEADYGRLIAAITL
- a CDS encoding class I SAM-dependent methyltransferase codes for the protein MSLRDILIAQIAAQGPMRLDAYMSACLLHPEFGYYTTRPPFGAKGDFITAPEISQMFGELVGLALAQAWIDQGAPSPFTLAELGPGRGTLMADVLRATAGVPGFRDAVQVVLLEASPALRDAQAKSLTGYAPTWINTIQELPQQATFLVANEFFDALPIRQFIRDADNWRERQIGVQDGALVFGLGPSQQQPALSHRLEDTKDGDLIEDCAAVAPVLSEVCLRLEQFGGAALIFDYGDWRSLGDTLQAVQNHETTDPLANPGHADLTAHVDFEALLAAAAPCTASRVTGQGVFLERLGITARAQALAQSLSGTALENHIAAHRRLTHPEEMGTLFKTFGIVPNGKPMLPGLET
- the lgt gene encoding prolipoprotein diacylglyceryl transferase translates to MHALIPFPDISPEIFSLTFFGMTFALRWYAVAYIVGILLGWRLVLRAANTPRLWRDDKPVMTGAQIEDLLTWVILGVILGGRLGYVLFYQPAYYLSNPTQIIRVWEGGMSFHGGALGVIVAAFIYTGRHQIARISAGDLIALGIAPGLLLGRLANFINAELWGRPTDAPWGVAFPTEAAQHCPDVLGICARHPSQLYEAALEGFVLGGILIWLVWKRGAFKFPGRVMGTFLAGYGIARFLVEFVRQPDTQFISNGNPLGLAWHIGGYGLTMGQILCLPMIAIGLYFIIRSRRAA